Part of the Clostridium sporogenes genome, CTGTATGAGTAAACATATAAATGTTAGAAGCTCGGTAAAGTCGATTGAGAACCACCCTAAGTTCAATACAAAAGTATTGAACAGGAAATGCGAACTAGAGGTAGTCGAGTGGCGATAGGTCGGGAGTCCACAAAATATCTATGGTTAGTATGTTCTATAAAGGACTGACAAAGCTAGGAATGTAAGGGTCTAAACATAAGATATTCAGAAATGAATAGGACACAAAAGTGTCGTAGGTGTGGTAAAGTAAAAATCGAAGTTATGAAATTCCACATAATGTTAAAGGCATTATCAAGCCTACAGGCTCATACTAGCGACCTAAGGATATATGGTAATGGATAACGATAATGGAACAGTGGAAGCTTAGAATATGAAGGTTTTACTACCTATGAAGTAGTGATAAGGAAAACGTAAAGTATAACTTATCTTAATCTAAGTGAAAGTGGTGGCATGAAGCAATGATAAATACTGTAATGATATTTTAGCGATAGCCACTAGACAATTTGTTCATTGATAATTAAATACTGAATGATTCAAGGTTCGAGTATGACTAAGAGATATGAAATCCTCATATGGAGGGAAGTAATAGACTTGGAGGAACGCTTAAAGTTAGAGAAACGACAACTGCTAAGAAATAACGAATACTATGAAATGCAACACACATTTGATGAACTTTACAAAATGGCAAGAAAGGATAATAAATTTACCAACCTAATGGAATATATAAGTTCTGAAAGAAACATCTTACTAGCTTATAGAAATATCAAGAAGAATAACGGCTCAACAACAGTTGGAACAGACAATCTTGATATAAAATATTTTGAAAATATGAATACAACTGGCTTTGTCAAACGCATTCAAAATAAACTCAGAGATTATAAACCTAAAAGTGTTAGAAGAGTTGAAATTCCTAAACCTAACGGTAAAACAAGACCGTTGGGAATACCATGTATAGAAGATAGAATTATACAACAATGTATTAAACAGGTTTTAGGTCCAATTTGTGAAAGTAAATTCCATCCACACAGTTATGGTTTTAGACCCAACAGGGGTGCAAATCATGCAATAGCAAGATGTATGAAGTTAATTAATCATACTAAATGTCACTATGTTGTAGATATAGACATCAAAGGGTTTTTCGACAATGTAAACCATAGCAAACTTAAAAAGCAATTATGGAATTTAGGTATACAAGATAAAAATACACTAAGCATAATTGGAAAAATACTTAAATCTGAAATAGAAGGTATAGGAGTCCCAACTAAAGGCACACCACAGGGAGGAATAATTAGCCCACTACTATCTAATGTAGTATTAAACGAATTAGATTGGTGGATAAGTAACCAGTGGGAAACAATGAAAACAAAATTCCCATACAAACGATGGTGGAAATATGAGGCACTTAGGAAAAATTCTAGTCTAAAAGAAGTATGGATAGTAAGATATGCAGATGACTTTAAAATATTCTGTAAAGACCACAAAACAGCCCAGAAAATATTCGTAGCCACAAAGAAATGGTTATTAGAGAGATTAGGACTAAAGATTAGTCCTGAAAAATCAAAAACAACTAATCTAAGGAAAAATTATACAGAATATCTAGGGTTTAAAATGAAAGTTACCAAAAAGGGTAATAAAAATGTGTGTAAAAGTCGAATGTGTGATAAAGCACACAAGAGTACAATAATCAAAATGAAAAAGCAGATTAAAATAATACAAAAAATCAATAGTAGTAAAGAGATATCTAGACTTAACTCGATAATCCTAGGTAGCCATAACTACTACAGATATGCTACGCATGTGAATGTAGATTTTGCAGAAATCAGTTTCTTAGTCAATAAGAGCTTAAAGAATAGATTAAGGAGAATATTAACAGATAAGCCCAAAATGTCTAAAACGTACAAAAACCTATACGGTAACTATAATGCGAAGGGTGTAACAATATTCCCCATATATGGTATCAAAACTAAACCACCCATGTGCTTTAGCCAAGAAATCTGTAATTATACAGAAGAAGGCAGAAAGGCAGTACATACTAAATTAAAGAAATATAAGTGGATAATAGCACATTTACTCAATAATGTTGACAAAAATCAAACCACGGAATACTCTGATAACAGAATTTCCTTGATGATAGGTCAACAAGGTAAATGCTATATAACTGGAAAGCCTTTAGAAGCATATAATATGGAATGCCATCATAAAAAACCTAAATCACTAGGTGGTAATGATGAATATAAAAACCTTGTGTGGTTAAAAACAGAAGCACACAAACTTATTCATGCAGTAAAAACAGAAGTGATACGAAAATATATGAACATACTAAACCTAGATACCAAAGGTCTTAAACGTGTTAATTCTCTAAGAAAGCTAGTAGGAAATTCAGTTATTTAATTAGATAAAAAAACAAAATTGTTGGAACGCCGTATGAGTTCGAAAGTCTCATGTACGGTGTGAAGTGGGGGAAAAGATAGAGACAACATCAAAATCTTACCTATCACTATAAGAGCTAGAAAGAAAGTTATTAGGATGGGAAACAGCGTAAAACATATTTTAATAAAAAAGGGTGGTGTTTTTGAGTGTACAAGCTATTAGAAAAATATAGAAAAGGTGATATAGAGGCTTTAAATAAAATTATAGAAAATTTTAATCCTCTTATACTAAAAGAGGCATCAAAATGGAGAATACAATGTTATGAATATGAGGATTTAGTGCAGCATGGATACCTTTCTGTTATAAAGGCTTCCAATATGTTTAAAGGAGAAGAAAGTAAATTTGTTCCCTATTGTATAAATGCTATTAAAACAAATTATAAAGCTCTTTTAAAGGGAGAGATAAAGCACCACAGAGAAATACCCGATGAGAATATATTAAATAAAAGCAATGAATATGTGTTTACCATAGAGGATGAAATAATAGCCTATGAAAAAACAAAAGAGATTTATGAGGCTTTGGACAAGCTAACTCCAGAAGAAAAACAGGTTATAAATGGCTTTTACATTAAAAATAATAGTCTTAATAAAGTTGCAATAGATACAAATAAGACTTACAACTCAGTAAGATATACAAAAGATAAAGCAATAAGAAAACTACGAAAAATAATTGAGCATCAAAAAGTTTAAAAATTACTGCACTTTATATCTCCTAGTCATATATATAGATGAAAACACAATGAAACAAAAATAAAGGAGGTAAAAACTATGGCAGTAAGCAAAAATCTTTTAGAAAGAAATCTAGCTATTTCTTATACAGATGGTCTAGATGAGAAAGGAAAAAATATCATAAGAAAGGCTACTTATAAAAATGTAAAATTAACTGCAGAACCAGAAGCTCTTATGGCAGTGGTAGATTCAATAAATCCATTGATGCCAGAGGGTATATCAGAAGCTACAGTAGCAGAAAACTACGTATTATTAAAATAATTGAAAAGGGAGTATAAATTATGAGTACAAAAAAATATCTAAATTTAGTTTTTAGAACTACAGAGGATTCTACTTCAACTATAAAAATTCCAAAGGTTAAAGAGGATGTAACAGAAGATGAAATAAAGAATTGTGGTAAAGCTGTAGTAGATCAGAACATATTCCAAAGTAAAAATGGAGATCTTTCAGCACTTAAGATTGCTAGGATCATAACAACTGATACAGAAGAAATTAAAATAGAAGAATAAGCTAAAAAGAGTACAGTTTAAATTATTATACAAAAATATTTTAAAATAGATCTAAATATACTATAAATCATTAAGTTTCTAAAGAAAACTTAGTTATAAAATAAAGAAGGGACTATCTTATATTGCATTTTATGCATTGTAAGATAGTCCCTTTTATAAGTGCTAAATTAATAGTTACAGTAGGGGTAAGTCTAGAAAGATAAAGCAGAAAAAGTAAGAAATATAAACTAAGTTACTTAAATATAATTATGTAAAGTAAAAATAAAAGTAAACCTAAAAACTTTTAAAAATAAAATAAAAAATTTGAAATTCTACCCAAAAACATAACAATAATAGAAAGTTAGT contains:
- the ltrA gene encoding group II intron reverse transcriptase/maturase; its protein translation is MTKRYEILIWREVIDLEERLKLEKRQLLRNNEYYEMQHTFDELYKMARKDNKFTNLMEYISSERNILLAYRNIKKNNGSTTVGTDNLDIKYFENMNTTGFVKRIQNKLRDYKPKSVRRVEIPKPNGKTRPLGIPCIEDRIIQQCIKQVLGPICESKFHPHSYGFRPNRGANHAIARCMKLINHTKCHYVVDIDIKGFFDNVNHSKLKKQLWNLGIQDKNTLSIIGKILKSEIEGIGVPTKGTPQGGIISPLLSNVVLNELDWWISNQWETMKTKFPYKRWWKYEALRKNSSLKEVWIVRYADDFKIFCKDHKTAQKIFVATKKWLLERLGLKISPEKSKTTNLRKNYTEYLGFKMKVTKKGNKNVCKSRMCDKAHKSTIIKMKKQIKIIQKINSSKEISRLNSIILGSHNYYRYATHVNVDFAEISFLVNKSLKNRLRRILTDKPKMSKTYKNLYGNYNAKGVTIFPIYGIKTKPPMCFSQEICNYTEEGRKAVHTKLKKYKWIIAHLLNNVDKNQTTEYSDNRISLMIGQQGKCYITGKPLEAYNMECHHKKPKSLGGNDEYKNLVWLKTEAHKLIHAVKTEVIRKYMNILNLDTKGLKRVNSLRKLVGNSVI
- a CDS encoding sigma-70 family RNA polymerase sigma factor, producing the protein MYKLLEKYRKGDIEALNKIIENFNPLILKEASKWRIQCYEYEDLVQHGYLSVIKASNMFKGEESKFVPYCINAIKTNYKALLKGEIKHHREIPDENILNKSNEYVFTIEDEIIAYEKTKEIYEALDKLTPEEKQVINGFYIKNNSLNKVAIDTNKTYNSVRYTKDKAIRKLRKIIEHQKV
- a CDS encoding DUF1659 domain-containing protein, producing the protein MAVSKNLLERNLAISYTDGLDEKGKNIIRKATYKNVKLTAEPEALMAVVDSINPLMPEGISEATVAENYVLLK
- a CDS encoding DUF2922 domain-containing protein codes for the protein MSTKKYLNLVFRTTEDSTSTIKIPKVKEDVTEDEIKNCGKAVVDQNIFQSKNGDLSALKIARIITTDTEEIKIEE